The Pieris napi chromosome 21, ilPieNapi1.2, whole genome shotgun sequence genome contains a region encoding:
- the LOC125060123 gene encoding serine/arginine repetitive matrix protein 2 isoform X3 — MEPSNRAPAETRSPGVQNGVETPFVRPPLNRADSRSSLSSPSPRPLGPQQRPQFFPGGPVTNSPLGPRPGAPTPRSPLTTGPGSQSVRPQVQQYRPVGPQSIAPQQGPRLQQPQSQPQRPPVPNNLQFGPRQPPQFGSASTPEGVRPNINPQANGSFRQNTPSGQNSGQISRQSSQNSLNISDSNTPQNKPANLDNQNINNESQHINKIESNNDMAGAAKGRSFSISAAPGAPSPFKAEDDRRKSVSAVSGRYDDLNIRNPGLGQIQETVGSKDNIRGSKESVRSEASNDGARDITDRPETRLAGSKMTESFMGSLSNLATKKKNDDDDDVVSQNKLGVGKTDSQQNKTDLSDRSPSLTRSDDSPEPKNVLQNPILPNKSQSVTPEPQRPKTPKIEVKPDIYESKKTISPTSQRSESKSPMLESKSPIPDNKSHTPSNKKPMELNTNQTPVDSKRSTPRKAASAPKSRPKDGDNDSGVDESTQGNDLNGSPGSPNKPLPSKLPTKEKSNSSLKPSLSRSSSKSATAKTPETPVPIDKKKVPMNKIQVGSAPSPNIKAVKSKIGSLENTTYKPGGGKVKIENRKLDFNNAAPKIAAKNEAYTPSGGVKKITSTKLEWNAKSKIGSLQNTSYKPGGGDKKIETVKLDFKEKAKPKVASTVNITHKPGGGAIKDEYYIEDWDEDRPLSRSRSARWSRTPRTPRALSPQKPVDERLLRTEKTRRSLRPVSARAQPRSACSRRSSITQRPAFTVY, encoded by the exons atggAGCCATCGAATCGG gCACCTGCAGAGACACGCTCTCCGGGTGTTCAGAACGGCGTAGAGACACCATTTGTCCGACCACCACTCAACAGAGCAGATTCTCGATCATCCCTTTCATCACCATCACCACGACCACTTGGCCCTCAACAAAGGCCCCAATTCTTTCCTGGGGGTCCAGTCACAAATTCACCATTAGGACCTCGACCAGGAGCTCCTACGCCTAGAAGTCCACTTACTACTGGACCAGGGTCACAATCTGTTCGACCACAGGTGCAACAATATCGTCCAGTTGGTCCTCAGTCAATAGCACCACAACAAGGCCCTCGGCTACAGCAACCTCAATCTCAACCTCAACGACCACCAGTTCCAAATAATTTGCAGTTTGGCCCTAGGCAGCCACCCCAATTTGGTAGTGCTTCCACGCCTGAAGGGGTAAGGCCAAATATAAACCCACAGGCAAACGGATCGTTTAGGCAAAATACGCCTTCTGGACAAAACTCAGGTCAAATTTCGAGGCAGTCATCACAAAATTCACTAAACATTTCTGATTCTAACACACCTCAAAACAAACCAGCCAATCTGgataatcaaaatattaataatgaaagtCAACATATCAACAAGATTGAAAGCAATAACGATATGGCTGGTGCAGCAAAAGGGCGTAGTTTTAGCATTTCAGCAGCACCGGGGGCACCGAGTCCATTTAAAGCGGAAGATGATAGACGTAAATCTGTAAGTGCTGTTAGTGGTCGATAtgatgatttaaatatacgaaacCCTGGTCTGGGACAGATACAAGAGACCGTTGGTAGTAAGGATAATATTCGTGGATCTAAAGAAAGTGTACGATCAGAAGCTTCTAATGACGGAGCTCGGGACATAACTGATCGCCCAGAAACACGTTTAGCTGGATCCAAGATGACAGAATCTTTTATGGGCTCACTATCCAATTTAgctacaaagaaaaaaaatgatgaCGATGACGATGTTGTATCACAAAACAAATTGGGTGTGGGCAAAACTGATAgccaacaaaataaaactgatCTCTCTGATCGCTCGCCATCATTAACAAGAAGTGACGATTCGCCAGAGcccaaaaatgttttacaaaatccTATTTTGCCTAACAAATCACAAAGTGTTACTCCCGAACCACAGAGACCAAAGACACCAAAAATCGAAGTAAAACCTGATATTTATGAatctaaaaaaactataagtCCAACTTCCCAGAGATCAGAGTCGAAATCGCCTATGTTGGAATCTAAATCTCCCATACCTGATAATAAATCTCATACGCCATCAAATAAGAAGCCGATGGAACTAAATACGAATCAAACGCCAGTTGATTCTAAGAGATCTACGCCGCGAAAAGCAGCATCTGCACCTAAGTCGAGGCCGAAAG ATGGAGACAATGACAGTGGCGTCGATGAATCCACTCAAGGAAAT GACTTAAATGGCTCCCCTGGATCACCAAACAAGCCACTTCCCAGCAAATTGCCAACTAAAGAGAAGTCAAATAGCAGCCTAAAACCAAGCCTTTCTAGATCTTCGAGCAAAAGTGCTACTGCTAAGACACCGGAGACTCCTGTGCCgattgacaagaaaa AAGTACCGATGAATAAAATACAAGTCGGAAGTGCACCATCACCAAATATTAAAGCTGTTAAGTCCAAGATTGGATCCTTGGAAAACACAACATACAAACCTGGCGGAGGAAAAGTGAAGATCGAAAATCGAAAACTCGATTTTAATAATGCAGCTCCAAAAATTGCAGCTAAGAATGAGGCGTATACTCCTAGTGGTGGCGTAAAAAag ATAACGTCAACAAAGCTGGAATGGAATGCCAAATCGAAGATAGGTTCTCTACAAAATACGTCCTACAAACCAGGAGGTGGTGACAAAAAGATAGAAACCGTCAAACTGGACTTCAAAGAAAAAGCTAAACCGAAAGTTGCATCTACTGTTAACATTACTCACAAACCAGGCGGTGGAGCAATCAAG gACGAATACTACATTGAAGATTGGGACGAGGACCGCCCCCTCTCAAGAAGTCGTTCTGCACGTTGGTCCCGTACTCCTCGTACACCTCGCGCCCTCTCTCCACAAAAGCCGGTAGATGAGAGACTCCTGCGCACCGAGAAGACCCGCAGATCCCTCAGACCTGTCAGCGCTCGTGCCCAGCCACGTTCCGCTTGCTCAAGACGCTCTTCAATTACTCAGCGCCCAGCGTTTACTGTTTATTGA
- the LOC125060123 gene encoding microtubule-associated protein tau isoform X6: MEPSNRAPAETRSPGVQNGVETPFVRPPLNRADSRSSLSSPSPRPLGPQQRPQFFPGGPVTNSPLGPRPGAPTPRSPLTTGPGSQSVRPQVQQYRPVGPQSIAPQQGPRLQQPQSQPQRPPVPNNLQFGPRQPPQFGSASTPEGVRPNINPQANGSFRQNTPSGQNSGQISRQSSQNSLNISDSNTPQNKPANLDNQNINNESQHINKIESNNDMAGAAKGRSFSISAAPGAPSPFKAEDDRRKSVSAVSGRYDDLNIRNPGLGQIQETVGSKDNIRGSKESVRSEASNDGARDITDRPETRLAGSKMTESFMGSLSNLATKKKNDDDDDVVSQNKLGVGKTDSQQNKTDLSDRSPSLTRSDDSPEPKNVLQNPILPNKSQSVTPEPQRPKTPKIEVKPDIYESKKTISPTSQRSESKSPMLESKSPIPDNKSHTPSNKKPMELNTNQTPVDSKRSTPRKAASAPKSRPKDGDNDSGVDESTQGNDLNGSPGSPNKPLPSKLPTKEKSNSSLKPSLSRSSSKSATAKTPETPVPIDKKKVPMNKIQVGSAPSPNIKAVKSKIGSLENTTYKPGGGKVKIENRKLDFNNAAPKIAAKNEAYTPSGGVKKITSTKLEWNAKSKIGSLQNTSYKPGGGDKKIETVKLDFKEKAKPKVASTVNITHKPGGGAIKSPVPPPAQPPKADENLNEQHS; encoded by the exons atggAGCCATCGAATCGG gCACCTGCAGAGACACGCTCTCCGGGTGTTCAGAACGGCGTAGAGACACCATTTGTCCGACCACCACTCAACAGAGCAGATTCTCGATCATCCCTTTCATCACCATCACCACGACCACTTGGCCCTCAACAAAGGCCCCAATTCTTTCCTGGGGGTCCAGTCACAAATTCACCATTAGGACCTCGACCAGGAGCTCCTACGCCTAGAAGTCCACTTACTACTGGACCAGGGTCACAATCTGTTCGACCACAGGTGCAACAATATCGTCCAGTTGGTCCTCAGTCAATAGCACCACAACAAGGCCCTCGGCTACAGCAACCTCAATCTCAACCTCAACGACCACCAGTTCCAAATAATTTGCAGTTTGGCCCTAGGCAGCCACCCCAATTTGGTAGTGCTTCCACGCCTGAAGGGGTAAGGCCAAATATAAACCCACAGGCAAACGGATCGTTTAGGCAAAATACGCCTTCTGGACAAAACTCAGGTCAAATTTCGAGGCAGTCATCACAAAATTCACTAAACATTTCTGATTCTAACACACCTCAAAACAAACCAGCCAATCTGgataatcaaaatattaataatgaaagtCAACATATCAACAAGATTGAAAGCAATAACGATATGGCTGGTGCAGCAAAAGGGCGTAGTTTTAGCATTTCAGCAGCACCGGGGGCACCGAGTCCATTTAAAGCGGAAGATGATAGACGTAAATCTGTAAGTGCTGTTAGTGGTCGATAtgatgatttaaatatacgaaacCCTGGTCTGGGACAGATACAAGAGACCGTTGGTAGTAAGGATAATATTCGTGGATCTAAAGAAAGTGTACGATCAGAAGCTTCTAATGACGGAGCTCGGGACATAACTGATCGCCCAGAAACACGTTTAGCTGGATCCAAGATGACAGAATCTTTTATGGGCTCACTATCCAATTTAgctacaaagaaaaaaaatgatgaCGATGACGATGTTGTATCACAAAACAAATTGGGTGTGGGCAAAACTGATAgccaacaaaataaaactgatCTCTCTGATCGCTCGCCATCATTAACAAGAAGTGACGATTCGCCAGAGcccaaaaatgttttacaaaatccTATTTTGCCTAACAAATCACAAAGTGTTACTCCCGAACCACAGAGACCAAAGACACCAAAAATCGAAGTAAAACCTGATATTTATGAatctaaaaaaactataagtCCAACTTCCCAGAGATCAGAGTCGAAATCGCCTATGTTGGAATCTAAATCTCCCATACCTGATAATAAATCTCATACGCCATCAAATAAGAAGCCGATGGAACTAAATACGAATCAAACGCCAGTTGATTCTAAGAGATCTACGCCGCGAAAAGCAGCATCTGCACCTAAGTCGAGGCCGAAAG ATGGAGACAATGACAGTGGCGTCGATGAATCCACTCAAGGAAAT GACTTAAATGGCTCCCCTGGATCACCAAACAAGCCACTTCCCAGCAAATTGCCAACTAAAGAGAAGTCAAATAGCAGCCTAAAACCAAGCCTTTCTAGATCTTCGAGCAAAAGTGCTACTGCTAAGACACCGGAGACTCCTGTGCCgattgacaagaaaa AAGTACCGATGAATAAAATACAAGTCGGAAGTGCACCATCACCAAATATTAAAGCTGTTAAGTCCAAGATTGGATCCTTGGAAAACACAACATACAAACCTGGCGGAGGAAAAGTGAAGATCGAAAATCGAAAACTCGATTTTAATAATGCAGCTCCAAAAATTGCAGCTAAGAATGAGGCGTATACTCCTAGTGGTGGCGTAAAAAag ATAACGTCAACAAAGCTGGAATGGAATGCCAAATCGAAGATAGGTTCTCTACAAAATACGTCCTACAAACCAGGAGGTGGTGACAAAAAGATAGAAACCGTCAAACTGGACTTCAAAGAAAAAGCTAAACCGAAAGTTGCATCTACTGTTAACATTACTCACAAACCAGGCGGTGGAGCAATCAAG AGTCCAGTACCGCCGCCGGCGCAGCCTCCAAAGGCGGACGAGAATCTGAATGAGCAACACAGTTAA
- the LOC125060123 gene encoding microtubule-associated protein tau isoform X1: MEPSNRAPAETRSPGVQNGVETPFVRPPLNRADSRSSLSSPSPRPLGPQQRPQFFPGGPVTNSPLGPRPGAPTPRSPLTTGPGSQSVRPQVQQYRPVGPQSIAPQQGPRLQQPQSQPQRPPVPNNLQFGPRQPPQFGSASTPEGVRPNINPQANGSFRQNTPSGQNSGQISRQSSQNSLNISDSNTPQNKPANLDNQNINNESQHINKIESNNDMAGAAKGRSFSISAAPGAPSPFKAEDDRRKSVSAVSGRYDDLNIRNPGLGQIQETVGSKDNIRGSKESVRSEASNDGARDITDRPETRLAGSKMTESFMGSLSNLATKKKNDDDDDVVSQNKLGVGKTDSQQNKTDLSDRSPSLTRSDDSPEPKNVLQNPILPNKSQSVTPEPQRPKTPKIEVKPDIYESKKTISPTSQRSESKSPMLESKSPIPDNKSHTPSNKKPMELNTNQTPVDSKRSTPRKAASAPKSRPKDGDNDSGVDESTQGNDLNGSPGSPNKPLPSKLPTKEKSNSSLKPSLSRSSSKSATAKTPETPVPIDKKKVPMNKIQVGSAPSPNIKAVKSKIGSLENTTYKPGGGKVKIENRKLDFNNAAPKIAAKNEAYTPSGGVKKITSTKLEWNAKSKIGSLQNTSYKPGGGDKKIETVKLDFKEKAKPKVASTVNITHKPGGGAIKIENQKLEFKAQSKVGSLDNVKHRPGGGDIKIFDDKDYIKQVGGHSPLPSSGQSRQEDEYYIEDWDEDRPLSRSRSARWSRTPRTPRALSPQKPVDERLLRTEKTRRSLRPVSARAQPRSACSRRSSITQRPAFTVY; encoded by the exons atggAGCCATCGAATCGG gCACCTGCAGAGACACGCTCTCCGGGTGTTCAGAACGGCGTAGAGACACCATTTGTCCGACCACCACTCAACAGAGCAGATTCTCGATCATCCCTTTCATCACCATCACCACGACCACTTGGCCCTCAACAAAGGCCCCAATTCTTTCCTGGGGGTCCAGTCACAAATTCACCATTAGGACCTCGACCAGGAGCTCCTACGCCTAGAAGTCCACTTACTACTGGACCAGGGTCACAATCTGTTCGACCACAGGTGCAACAATATCGTCCAGTTGGTCCTCAGTCAATAGCACCACAACAAGGCCCTCGGCTACAGCAACCTCAATCTCAACCTCAACGACCACCAGTTCCAAATAATTTGCAGTTTGGCCCTAGGCAGCCACCCCAATTTGGTAGTGCTTCCACGCCTGAAGGGGTAAGGCCAAATATAAACCCACAGGCAAACGGATCGTTTAGGCAAAATACGCCTTCTGGACAAAACTCAGGTCAAATTTCGAGGCAGTCATCACAAAATTCACTAAACATTTCTGATTCTAACACACCTCAAAACAAACCAGCCAATCTGgataatcaaaatattaataatgaaagtCAACATATCAACAAGATTGAAAGCAATAACGATATGGCTGGTGCAGCAAAAGGGCGTAGTTTTAGCATTTCAGCAGCACCGGGGGCACCGAGTCCATTTAAAGCGGAAGATGATAGACGTAAATCTGTAAGTGCTGTTAGTGGTCGATAtgatgatttaaatatacgaaacCCTGGTCTGGGACAGATACAAGAGACCGTTGGTAGTAAGGATAATATTCGTGGATCTAAAGAAAGTGTACGATCAGAAGCTTCTAATGACGGAGCTCGGGACATAACTGATCGCCCAGAAACACGTTTAGCTGGATCCAAGATGACAGAATCTTTTATGGGCTCACTATCCAATTTAgctacaaagaaaaaaaatgatgaCGATGACGATGTTGTATCACAAAACAAATTGGGTGTGGGCAAAACTGATAgccaacaaaataaaactgatCTCTCTGATCGCTCGCCATCATTAACAAGAAGTGACGATTCGCCAGAGcccaaaaatgttttacaaaatccTATTTTGCCTAACAAATCACAAAGTGTTACTCCCGAACCACAGAGACCAAAGACACCAAAAATCGAAGTAAAACCTGATATTTATGAatctaaaaaaactataagtCCAACTTCCCAGAGATCAGAGTCGAAATCGCCTATGTTGGAATCTAAATCTCCCATACCTGATAATAAATCTCATACGCCATCAAATAAGAAGCCGATGGAACTAAATACGAATCAAACGCCAGTTGATTCTAAGAGATCTACGCCGCGAAAAGCAGCATCTGCACCTAAGTCGAGGCCGAAAG ATGGAGACAATGACAGTGGCGTCGATGAATCCACTCAAGGAAAT GACTTAAATGGCTCCCCTGGATCACCAAACAAGCCACTTCCCAGCAAATTGCCAACTAAAGAGAAGTCAAATAGCAGCCTAAAACCAAGCCTTTCTAGATCTTCGAGCAAAAGTGCTACTGCTAAGACACCGGAGACTCCTGTGCCgattgacaagaaaa AAGTACCGATGAATAAAATACAAGTCGGAAGTGCACCATCACCAAATATTAAAGCTGTTAAGTCCAAGATTGGATCCTTGGAAAACACAACATACAAACCTGGCGGAGGAAAAGTGAAGATCGAAAATCGAAAACTCGATTTTAATAATGCAGCTCCAAAAATTGCAGCTAAGAATGAGGCGTATACTCCTAGTGGTGGCGTAAAAAag ATAACGTCAACAAAGCTGGAATGGAATGCCAAATCGAAGATAGGTTCTCTACAAAATACGTCCTACAAACCAGGAGGTGGTGACAAAAAGATAGAAACCGTCAAACTGGACTTCAAAGAAAAAGCTAAACCGAAAGTTGCATCTACTGTTAACATTACTCACAAACCAGGCGGTGGAGCAATCAAG ATCGAAAACCAAAAGTTGGAATTCAAAGCACAAAGCAAAGTGGGCTCCCTCGACAACGTGAAACACAGACCAGGAGGCGGTGACATCAAAATATTCGACGATAAAGATTACATAAAGCAGGTCGGAGGTCACTCCCCTCTTCCTAGTAGTGGGCAGTCACGGCAGGAG gACGAATACTACATTGAAGATTGGGACGAGGACCGCCCCCTCTCAAGAAGTCGTTCTGCACGTTGGTCCCGTACTCCTCGTACACCTCGCGCCCTCTCTCCACAAAAGCCGGTAGATGAGAGACTCCTGCGCACCGAGAAGACCCGCAGATCCCTCAGACCTGTCAGCGCTCGTGCCCAGCCACGTTCCGCTTGCTCAAGACGCTCTTCAATTACTCAGCGCCCAGCGTTTACTGTTTATTGA
- the LOC125060123 gene encoding microtubule-associated protein tau isoform X2, producing the protein MEPSNRAPAETRSPGVQNGVETPFVRPPLNRADSRSSLSSPSPRPLGPQQRPQFFPGGPVTNSPLGPRPGAPTPRSPLTTGPGSQSVRPQVQQYRPVGPQSIAPQQGPRLQQPQSQPQRPPVPNNLQFGPRQPPQFGSASTPEGVRPNINPQANGSFRQNTPSGQNSGQISRQSSQNSLNISDSNTPQNKPANLDNQNINNESQHINKIESNNDMAGAAKGRSFSISAAPGAPSPFKAEDDRRKSVSAVSGRYDDLNIRNPGLGQIQETVGSKDNIRGSKESVRSEASNDGARDITDRPETRLAGSKMTESFMGSLSNLATKKKNDDDDDVVSQNKLGVGKTDSQQNKTDLSDRSPSLTRSDDSPEPKNVLQNPILPNKSQSVTPEPQRPKTPKIEVKPDIYESKKTISPTSQRSESKSPMLESKSPIPDNKSHTPSNKKPMELNTNQTPVDSKRSTPRKAASAPKSRPKDGDNDSGVDESTQGNDLNGSPGSPNKPLPSKLPTKEKSNSSLKPSLSRSSSKSATAKTPETPVPIDKKIPMNKIQVGSAPSPNIKAVKSKIGSLENTTYKPGGGKVKIENRKLDFNNAAPKIAAKNEAYTPSGGVKKITSTKLEWNAKSKIGSLQNTSYKPGGGDKKIETVKLDFKEKAKPKVASTVNITHKPGGGAIKIENQKLEFKAQSKVGSLDNVKHRPGGGDIKIFDDKDYIKQVGGHSPLPSSGQSRQEDEYYIEDWDEDRPLSRSRSARWSRTPRTPRALSPQKPVDERLLRTEKTRRSLRPVSARAQPRSACSRRSSITQRPAFTVY; encoded by the exons atggAGCCATCGAATCGG gCACCTGCAGAGACACGCTCTCCGGGTGTTCAGAACGGCGTAGAGACACCATTTGTCCGACCACCACTCAACAGAGCAGATTCTCGATCATCCCTTTCATCACCATCACCACGACCACTTGGCCCTCAACAAAGGCCCCAATTCTTTCCTGGGGGTCCAGTCACAAATTCACCATTAGGACCTCGACCAGGAGCTCCTACGCCTAGAAGTCCACTTACTACTGGACCAGGGTCACAATCTGTTCGACCACAGGTGCAACAATATCGTCCAGTTGGTCCTCAGTCAATAGCACCACAACAAGGCCCTCGGCTACAGCAACCTCAATCTCAACCTCAACGACCACCAGTTCCAAATAATTTGCAGTTTGGCCCTAGGCAGCCACCCCAATTTGGTAGTGCTTCCACGCCTGAAGGGGTAAGGCCAAATATAAACCCACAGGCAAACGGATCGTTTAGGCAAAATACGCCTTCTGGACAAAACTCAGGTCAAATTTCGAGGCAGTCATCACAAAATTCACTAAACATTTCTGATTCTAACACACCTCAAAACAAACCAGCCAATCTGgataatcaaaatattaataatgaaagtCAACATATCAACAAGATTGAAAGCAATAACGATATGGCTGGTGCAGCAAAAGGGCGTAGTTTTAGCATTTCAGCAGCACCGGGGGCACCGAGTCCATTTAAAGCGGAAGATGATAGACGTAAATCTGTAAGTGCTGTTAGTGGTCGATAtgatgatttaaatatacgaaacCCTGGTCTGGGACAGATACAAGAGACCGTTGGTAGTAAGGATAATATTCGTGGATCTAAAGAAAGTGTACGATCAGAAGCTTCTAATGACGGAGCTCGGGACATAACTGATCGCCCAGAAACACGTTTAGCTGGATCCAAGATGACAGAATCTTTTATGGGCTCACTATCCAATTTAgctacaaagaaaaaaaatgatgaCGATGACGATGTTGTATCACAAAACAAATTGGGTGTGGGCAAAACTGATAgccaacaaaataaaactgatCTCTCTGATCGCTCGCCATCATTAACAAGAAGTGACGATTCGCCAGAGcccaaaaatgttttacaaaatccTATTTTGCCTAACAAATCACAAAGTGTTACTCCCGAACCACAGAGACCAAAGACACCAAAAATCGAAGTAAAACCTGATATTTATGAatctaaaaaaactataagtCCAACTTCCCAGAGATCAGAGTCGAAATCGCCTATGTTGGAATCTAAATCTCCCATACCTGATAATAAATCTCATACGCCATCAAATAAGAAGCCGATGGAACTAAATACGAATCAAACGCCAGTTGATTCTAAGAGATCTACGCCGCGAAAAGCAGCATCTGCACCTAAGTCGAGGCCGAAAG ATGGAGACAATGACAGTGGCGTCGATGAATCCACTCAAGGAAAT GACTTAAATGGCTCCCCTGGATCACCAAACAAGCCACTTCCCAGCAAATTGCCAACTAAAGAGAAGTCAAATAGCAGCCTAAAACCAAGCCTTTCTAGATCTTCGAGCAAAAGTGCTACTGCTAAGACACCGGAGACTCCTGTGCCgattgacaagaaaa TACCGATGAATAAAATACAAGTCGGAAGTGCACCATCACCAAATATTAAAGCTGTTAAGTCCAAGATTGGATCCTTGGAAAACACAACATACAAACCTGGCGGAGGAAAAGTGAAGATCGAAAATCGAAAACTCGATTTTAATAATGCAGCTCCAAAAATTGCAGCTAAGAATGAGGCGTATACTCCTAGTGGTGGCGTAAAAAag ATAACGTCAACAAAGCTGGAATGGAATGCCAAATCGAAGATAGGTTCTCTACAAAATACGTCCTACAAACCAGGAGGTGGTGACAAAAAGATAGAAACCGTCAAACTGGACTTCAAAGAAAAAGCTAAACCGAAAGTTGCATCTACTGTTAACATTACTCACAAACCAGGCGGTGGAGCAATCAAG ATCGAAAACCAAAAGTTGGAATTCAAAGCACAAAGCAAAGTGGGCTCCCTCGACAACGTGAAACACAGACCAGGAGGCGGTGACATCAAAATATTCGACGATAAAGATTACATAAAGCAGGTCGGAGGTCACTCCCCTCTTCCTAGTAGTGGGCAGTCACGGCAGGAG gACGAATACTACATTGAAGATTGGGACGAGGACCGCCCCCTCTCAAGAAGTCGTTCTGCACGTTGGTCCCGTACTCCTCGTACACCTCGCGCCCTCTCTCCACAAAAGCCGGTAGATGAGAGACTCCTGCGCACCGAGAAGACCCGCAGATCCCTCAGACCTGTCAGCGCTCGTGCCCAGCCACGTTCCGCTTGCTCAAGACGCTCTTCAATTACTCAGCGCCCAGCGTTTACTGTTTATTGA